The genome window CTAAAAAGTAATCTTTTCTTATTCTACATTTCCTTGAATGAGACGTAGCTCATCATTCAAAGTCAGAAGAACTAGCTTCTGATCTTTTAAGTCTTTATCATCGCTTTTCTTCCCTTCCATACCAATAATATTGATACGGTCATCATGATTACTGACAGCTTCAACTGCATATTGTGTTTTTGATTTTGTCTTGTAATCTCTGATAATATTCCCGAGATGATCATACACACCAATGTAAATATTTGTACCTCCCGAAGAAGCATCTACAGCATTTACTTTTTGTTTTTTAGCATCAACAATAGATTGATAATTCGACACTAAAAGCAAATGATCTCCAAATGGCTCAAATGATTGAATTTCTCCAGCAAGCATTAATGAATCAGCCCATAGCTCCTCTCCGTCAGATTTGGCACATAGCAATTGAGTAGGCTGCAAGTTATCTGGAGTACTAATCCCTTCAGACTTGAAAGTAAATAGGTACGCTCTCTTTTCAGCAAATGGACTAACTGTCTCAGGCTCTAGTTGACTTGGAACAATAAAGTTATGCCCTTGCATACCTCTATCATTAAACCTGACTAAAGTATTCATAACAGTTTCTCCTTTCTCATTCTCCTCTGTTGCTTCCGTATGAAGTACTAAAGTTGTGTTTCTACGTTTGATATTGAAAGCCGCGACTTTTGTATGCAAAGTTCCTTTCAAGCTATCTTCAGCGATTTGAGGTTCTTTATACCAATCCAACTCTTCTCCTTTTACTTGAAGAATGAAAGGTTTTCTTCCTGTATGATCGGACTTATAACCTGCTACAACAAAAGTAGAATCTGTACTTCGTTCTAAGAATTGAGTAAAGTATCTAGTCTCTCTTTTTTCAACTTTAACTTCTTTCTTTTCCGTAGCAAATTCATCTTCTTCTAATTCACTTCCGATATCAAAAAGTAAATCATCATCTTTCTGACCATCCTCATCAATAAATAATGGAATTTTTACTTCATCATATATTACATAAAGAGAATCTGTAAAAGGCTTATTACTTTCTGAAATAAGATCGATGATGTCATTTTGAGTCTTCAGAGACTCTCTACTCAATTGTTTCTTTTCCGCTCCTAAAAAGGAATTAAGTTTGCCTAAATACAACTCATCAAAAAAGTCTCTATGCTTCAATAATTGCACAGGATCTTTAGATTTAGCTTTAACTTTACCCAAGAAATCTTCACTAATCATAGTGTATGTCCATTGCTCTGCCAACGAACGTAATTCTCTTTGATAAGAAAGTGCTGATGTTGCTGAATCTCCTTGAATTTTCTGATTCAACATATTGATTTTAGAAACTTTATAGCGGTACAAATCTACAGGTAATGCTGAAAGATCAAACTTCTTGATTTTAAGAATATTCTTTCTATTTACACGAAGGTCTTCTTCATTAGGCACTGTAGCTGTTGCTCGTTCCTTAATCCCCAAGTCCAATTCTTTGTCATAGCTGGTGATCAACGCTCTCAAAGGAACAATATGTTCTGTATGATAAGCGACAACATCATCATGCCAAGTGCTATAATCCCAAACTGTGATTTCATTGGCTAGAAAATCAGACTTTGCAAACCCATGCAATCTGTAGTTTTCAATTGGTGCTAATGTATAAGTTTGATTATAACCTTCAATCGGGAAATCTTTGATAAACGCTTTATACTTATCAAAATAAGCTACAAATGCGTTGTAGTTTGCTTTTACTTTCGCTAATCGTTCAAATAGATCAGCATCAGCCATCATGTACAAGTCTTTCAGTGTTCCGTATTTTTCACAGATACTGATAAACTCTTCCTGCCCTTCAGTGTAATGAATTACAGCTTTGTTGAAATACATATTAACCGTATCAACATTGGCTTTATAAAGTTTAGCTGCAGCGACACGGCTTTCTATTTCTTTCTTTACTAAGAAATGATCCACTTTTTCCTGCCCTACTTGTGCAAAAGAAGATTTCAAGAATTCTAGGTAAAAAGTCTTTGCCTTCTTTCCTTTCACTTCTTTCTCGTTAAGTACAGGAAGAGTCATTTCCATATATTTGACGGTAGAATCTACAGTAGCAAAAACGGCATCATCCTCCTTCAGAACATCAAATCCTTTGATCTGACGCTCATAATATTTCCCGATCTGATATCTTACATTCACCTCTAATGGATGATATTGTAAGAACTTTTTCATATGACGAAGTACTTTCGGATTTTCATCTTCATTTGCCTCGATCAGAGGAAAAAGGTCCTTATACTTTAATGGCAGATACAGTTCTTCTTCACTAATGATCTGAGCATTAGAAATTGACTGTATTGAGAAAAGGCCAAAAAGTAAGAATATATATTTTTTAGCAGACATGGTTCAAAAAAATTAGTTGATAATAGATAGTACTTTCATCTCAACTCTACGGTTCAATGCACGATTTTCTTCCGTATCGTTTTCTACCGCAGGTTGGCTTTCGCCATATCCTCTAGGCACAATGCGGTCACCTTGAATACCGAAGGTACTCACGTATGCCGCCGCACTTAAGGCTCTATCTTGTGAAAGCTCCAAATTGTAATCATCCTTACCTACATCATCGGTATGTGCAGCAAGCTCAACCACAATATTTGGGTTATCCTTCATCATTTTCACCAAACGCTTCAACTCTTTGTATGAACTTTCTACAAGTTCAGCTGAATTTGACTCAAAAAGAATGTCTTTCAATGGAAGTTTCGTATTTGCTTTCAAAGCATGCAAACTCACATCTAGCTTTTTGTTTTTCTTTTTAGTATCAAACTTGGTTGAGAAGAATGAATAACCTTTCGGACTTCTTACCTCAACATTATATTTACCGCCTTTACGAAGATTCGTTTTATACTTACCGTCTTTTCCTTCTTCAGCACTGATCTCAATCACTTCACCAGTTTCTTTGTTGGTAATTACAATGTTTGCATCTACTTCTCCTCCAGATTCGACATCTGCAATATTGAACTCAAACTCTTCCATTATCGGAGGTAGTTCCAAATCATATTCAAAGTCATGATACTTTACTGTTGAAGTCAAATCAAAAGTAAAATAAGCTGAATCAAAACCTTCTTTAAAAGCTGTAAAGTGGTATTTCTTACCTAAAGGAAGACTCAAAATATTATTTTCTACTTTATGCAACTTTGAGAAAGTAGCAATTTCCTCCATGGTCTCAGCATCACGCACCAAAAGATTTGCATCAATCTGCTCCAAAATTTCTTTATCATAAAGATTCAATTGGAGATTTGCTGTAGCAAAAAGCTCTATATCTTTCCCAATCTCTTGATACTGCTTCAAGTCTCTCAAGTCATAATAGAATGTATAATCTGAAAAACCGTTTGCTGTGGCATTGATCTCATAATTCTTACCCTCAGTAAGTACCAATGAGTACCAACCATCTTCACTACACTCTTGCTCAAAGATGAACTCTGTAGTTTCTGCATCTTGCACTTTCAGACCACCAATCACAGGATTACCATTCGTATCTCTGAAATACCCTTGAATCGTAATGTTTTTGTATTGTCTGTGTTCTTCAGGGATTACCGCTTGATAAATGTCATAGTTCCATTTCAGAAGCCCTTCTTGCTCCTCCATGATCTCTTCAGAATGTGGTTCTCCAAAAATGAAGAAAAGCAAGTCACCATTTGCCGATACTGAAGAGAACTGATCGTCTCTTGGTGTATTTGCAAAAGACAAGTTTTGAGGATCTGACCACTCCCCTGCCGAATTTCTTTTAGAAATATATAAATCGTAACCGCCTTTACCTCCAGCTCTTTTAGATGAGAAGATTAGCGTTTTACCATCTGACATAATACGAGGAGCTTTTTCACAATCCATATTGATTTGAGTTGGTAGCGGGCGAGGTTCACCCCAACTTCCATCTTCTTGTTTGTGTGACTCCATGATATCATAACAAACAGAACCATTCTCTTTTACCACTGTATCTAAACGAACAAAGTACAATTGGTTTCCATCTGCCGATACCGAAGGGAAGGTATCTTCACTGTCACTATTGACTGGTTCTCCTACATTAAAAGGTTCACTCCAACCTGACTCTGTACGTTCACAATAATAAATATCTCCTGCACCCATTCCGCCTTCGGCTGCCGCAAAGAAATAAAGATAGTTACCATCATAGGTAATCGAAGGACCTCCAATCAGACCTCCATCCTTTACTAAAGCATTTGCTGCTTCAATAGGAATAGGGCTTGTCCAATTTCCGTCTTCATACTTGGTTTCAAATAATTTCCACTTCCCTTCATCCCTATCACTCTGAAAAATCATTGTTTTCCCGTTGGCACTTAAGGTTGGTGCGTATTCTGTAAAAATCGAGTTCACGCCTTGAGGCAAACGCTTAAACTCGTAAGCTTGTGAATAAGTCAGCAAGGGCAATAGACACAGGCCTAACAGAAATAATAATTTCTTAAGCATTACACTATTAATAAACATTATTTAAAAAATCTATGACTAGAAAGTAGCGCAAATATACGAATATTATATTAACCATATGTTATCTGACTATATTTCAAGAAGATAATTAAATAATAAACGAAATCATTTCACTACAAGTGTTCACAGAATCAAAATATTTATCGCTAAAATGTGATATTCTTGAAATAAACGCTAAACCTTATGTTTTTTAAGATTATTAAACATTTTCATATTTTTCTCTTAAATTGTGAGCTATTATTCAGTGTATACTAAAAACTAAGCTGCAACTAGCAGCAACCAATTCGTGTCAAATTTAAATAATCTCTAAAGCGATTTAGGGACATTATAATCTTATGAAACAACTATTACTAGCCATTTCAATTATGGTTTGCCTGACATCCTATGGGCAAAATGTAGCTACACAAAAAGTATCTCTCACAGGTCTTATAAAAGATAAAAAAACAGGCCAAGCGTTAAGCTATGCAACCGTAAGCTTACAACACAAAACGGATTCTACTCAACTTACTGGAGCTCTCACAGACGAAAATGGTAGATTCTCAATTACAACTACTACAGGGAGTTACCTATTAAAAGTAGAGTTTATGGGATTTAAAGCTTATGAAAATCCTAACTTCGAATTATTAAAAGACAGCAACTTACCAACCGTTTTCCTTGAGGAAGATTTACACACGCTCAATGAGGTTGAAGTCACAGCAGAGAAAACAAGTGTGGAGTACAAATTGGATAAAAAGGTTTTCAATGTCGGTAAAGACTTACTCTCAAAAGGAGGAACAGCTAATGATATTTTGGATAACGTACCATCTGTAACTGTTGACGCAGCAGGTGGAATATCCCTCAGAGGCAATAACAATGTCCAAATACTAATTAACGGCAAACCTTCTATCATTACACTCAACAATGGGCTTGAACAAATTCCTTCTGAAAGTATTGAAAAAATTGAAGTCATTACCAACCCTTCTGCCCGATATGAAGCACAAGGAACGGCAGGAATTATCAACATCATTTTGAAGAAAAATAGAAAATCAGGCTTTAACGGTTCTATACAATTAGGAACAGGAATTCCCGACCAACATACGGCTTCTCTAAACTTGAATTACAAATCAGAGAAGTTCAATGTCTTTTCAACTTTAGGTTACCGTTACTCCAACTTCTTTGGTGGTTCTGAATCTTCTCAAACCATTTTTCAACCAACTACACTTTACATTGATCAAATGAATGATCAGCAACGAAATGATAATGCACACAATTATCGGGTAGGTGCTGAATATTTCATCAATGATAAAAACACCATCAACTTTTCTATTTCTCGCTATCAAATGGATAATGATGACTTCACGACCATCACTTATAACTATTTGGATGAAGCGAAAAATATAGAAAGAACTGAAATCCGTGAAATCGACTACTTCGAACCAATGGATTACAAAGAAGCTAATCTGACATATACAAAGCTATTCAGTAAAGAAGGACAAAAACTTACGGTAGATGTCAATTATGATTGGTGGTACAACGAAGAATTAGAAGACATCAGTTACAAACAAAGCTTCCCTACTTCTGATAATTACCAAGCATTCAATACCCGAAACTACGAAGCTTCCGATGATCTAACCATTCAATCTGATCTTGTATTTCCGATTTCAAAAGATCAACGAATTGAAGCAGGTCTTCGTTTTCAGACCAGAGACATTACTTCTGACTATTATGTAAAAGAGGAGTTAGATGGTCAGTTCGTTACTTTGGGCAATTTTGATAACAAAATGTTGTATGAAGAGACAATCTCGGCAGCTTATGCTCAATACGGCAATAAGTTCGGGAAACTGAATTATTTATTCGGACTTAGAATGGAACATTCAAGCATCCGAATTACAGACCGAATCAATGAACTTAATTTACCTAAAGACTATTATAATTTCTTCCCTACTGTACACTTCAACTACCAACTCAATGAGAAAGATAAACTTCAGTTGAGTTATAGCAGAAGAATCAGCAGACCTCAGTTCTGGCAACTGAATCCATTTGGTGGTTTTTCAGATGTACGTGATCAGTTCAGAGGGAACCCTGATTTGAATCCGAATTTCACAGATGCTTTTGAATTTGAAATTCTTAAAACCTCAGACAAATTCACAGTCAATCCATCGGTTTATTTCCAAGAAACTTCTGACTTTTTCCAATTTATCGTTTCTCCAGATGAAGAAGGCTACTTAATCACAACTTTAGTCAACCTAGGAATAGAACAACGTTTAGGTCTTGAGCTTTCAACTACTTACAATCCTTTTAAATGGTGGAGACTTTCGGGTGATTTCAACTTCTACAAATTCAAACAACGTGGGCAGTTAGAAGGAAAAAGATATGATGCGGATAACCAAACTTGGACAGCACGTATCAATAACCGCTTCAAATTACCGAAGAAATTCACGATTCAAGGAAGTTTCAATTACCAAGGAAAAAGCGTAAATGCACAATACACTTCGTACGCAAATCATTACGCCGATCTAGCAATTAGCAAAGATATCATGAAAGATAGAGCGAATATTTCGTTCAGAGCTATCAATATGTTGGATTCACGCAGAAGAATTCTGAGTGCTGAGGGAGAAGGATTTCTTTATGAGTCAGAATCTTGGTGGATCGGTAGAAGACTTAGCCTAAACTTCACTTACAAATTCGATCAGCTAAAAAATTAATAAACTGAACTTACACTGAATAAAAACATGAGTCATCCCAAATCATTAATTCGGGATGACTCATTTTTAGTTATAGATAAACCCTAAAGGTTATTCTTTCACTTCCAATCGATCTTCAGTGTCTTCCACTACTTGTTTCTTCCATTGTTCGCTATATCCCGGGAAGTTAGGGGAAGGGCATTGCCCATATTCACTTCGTTCAAACTGACCTTTTTCAGTTTGTTTCTTCACGTTTCCATCCATGTATTTTACGATGAGCTGCTGACCAAATTTCTTCCAATCCATAACCATTTTATTGGCTGTCGTCACTGAGAAATCCGTTACAAATGCTCTCGCTTTTTCTGGAGATTCTTCAAACATTTCACTTGCCGATTTGTCAATCATAGCCGTATAATCTACGAACTTAGTTTCAAGTTCTTTTTGCTTCTCACGGATGTCTTGAATCATATCCGAATAACGTAGATAAGCAAAGTTTGAAACCGTATTAAAAATCCAGAATGCAGAAGTTTCCGAATAAGTAAGCATATCACCATTTCCTACCTCAAAAGTTTCTGGCACTTCTGTCATACCACAGTACATTGGTGTATAAACAGTAGAATAAGTATCGTCTACTCCAAACCACAGTATTCCGCCAATAGGGTCTGGTAAAGAAGCTCTTGATTGAGCAACCAAAGAAAAACCTGTCTGTTGTGTAGAAATTGCTCTTTCATTGAAATACTCTTTTCCTTCATATTCCCAAGTCAAACCTCTCCAACGGTACGGCAAATCAAAGGCTCCTGCCCCTGCATCTTGTGTCATGTCCAATGGTGTTCCTTCGTAGTGATCACGCATTAGCTCCATTACATCTTGAACCGATAGCTTTTTAGATGGCTTCACCCACAATGGTAGTTTATTTGTCGTAAAACCTGTTGCTTCGTCCTTCTCCAATTTCCCTTCTGCGTAAGCTGTAAACTTATCCATTCCATCTGTCAGACGGTTATAAATTGACCATACACGAGCATCACAGAAACGAGCACCACCAAAGTCCACAGGGGCATACACCTCTGCAAAATCAAAATCTTTATCTTTTCCTTTGTACCATCCTTTGTTTTTTGCAAACTCAATTACATCAGCTGAGTACAAACAATTCTCTTTATCATCTTGAGGAAATTTACCAATTCTAGCTTGGTTGGCATGAGCTGCTACATATCCATTTGGTACTCTACGAGCTACCCAAACAGCACCTTTTTCTCCTTCACCTTTCCCAATCAATTCCATGTACCACACTTCATTTTTATCAGAAATTGAGAAAGACTCACCCGAACTGTAATAACCGTAGGTATTCACCAATTCACCCATAATCGTGATTGCTTCACGAGCTGTTTTTGCACGTTGTAAAGTAATGTAGATCAAGCTACCATAGTCTATGATTCCATCATTTTGTCCTTGGCACTCCTTTCTTCCTCCAAAAGTAGATTCTGTAATTGCAAGCTGATGTTCGTTCATATTCCCTACCACAGAATAAGTCTGCGCTACTTGAGGAATTTGACCAAGGGGCTTTCCTGTATCCCAATCAATCACGTCCAGCATTGTACCTTCAGGATAAGTCATTGCAGGATAGAAATACAATTCTCCAAACAATACATGTGAATCGGCGGCATAGGTAATCATATTGGAACCATCTTTTGTAGCTCCTTTTGTTACCATGATACTCGTACAAGCCAATGCTGAAGGTTGCGCAAACAAGCCTAAAACAAATAAGCCCAATAAAGACAATACATTCTTTTTCATCTATGAATTGATTTTAATTCGAGATTCTACAAGCTAAAAAGGTAACACTTATGCCGTTTAAAGATTCCCAACAAGACTGAATAGCTTCTAATAAGACCTAATACATGTTTAGATTAGGAACTATTTTGTTCAAAAAGAAAAGGCTAAAGTTTGATGATTTTCACTGAGAATTAAGAACTAGTTTCTTAATTCCTTTCAAGGTTAATCTTGTGGTAATTTTGAAAGTCAGGTAATAACAATAAACACTGTTTGAAGAGTTAGCGAAGCAATCTTCAAACTTAATAATGAAAGAAAGAGTCTGAAGACTCATTTAAAACTAGATTTATTTCGATACCGAAGAACTCGCCTTTAATATTCATTGATGAATTCGTAAATAACTTTGCTTAACTCTACGAATAGTGAAAACTTTTAGGGCAAAAGAAAAGGCCAATTCAAAATTGAATCAGCCTTTCAGATCATTTATCTGACATTTTAATTTTCAGCAGGGCAATCACATTTTTTGGTGTATGTAGTCGGTAATGGCTGATAGGCTACTCCGCTACTGTTTTCTAATAAAAGAGTGAATTCTAATATCATCCCATCGCAGGTCAAAGTGACTTCCAAGTCTTCTTTTGTTGCGTGATCTTGCCAGTCAGAAACCAATTGCCCCGCAGGGATTACGGCCATATCTCCATCAAAAATGATTTCAACAAGGTGTGCTCCATCCCAGATGTTATTCCACATATTCTCGATGAAGAACTGATTTCCTTCCTTCACTATTTTCACTTCATATTCAGAAGTTTCTCCTGTTTCTCCATTCACAACTTCTGATACAAAGTAAGTTCCCAACCAAGCTTCTGGGGCAAGACTATTGGCATCCATTGTAGCTACAGTTTCCAAATTGCCATAATCTTCATTGGAACTGTTTACTAAAAGTAGGTTAAATGCAATACTTTTATCATTTGCGTCTAGAGCCACAGGAATATTCTCTTTTGTTCTATGGTCTTGCCAATCAGAGACTAGCTGTCCGCCAGGGATATATACCGACGATCCTTCAAATACGATTTCTACAAGGTGAGCACCATCTTCAGCATTATTCCATAGGTTTTGAATAAAGTATTGCTCTCCTTCTTGGACTATAGACATGTCATACTCATTAGACTCATTCTCTACGGCTGTATAGTCTCCAAGCCATTCACTTGGAATAAATACGACTCCTTCTCTTCTCACTTTTACTTCACAAACGCTGTTTGCTACGTTGTAACCAACACCCGTTGGGATATTCAGCATGACAGAACCGACATCTCCTTTATTCAAATTTGAAGAAGAAACCGTAATCATTACTTCAACTTGTGGTTGTTCTTTAGACTATGACACTACGGTTGGACTCACGGTTACATCGGTATCTAACAAATTGCTAAGCTCTACATCCAAAGCAATATCACTGATTGTATTTTGCTGATTTTTGAGCGAAAGCAAGGTAGTTACTGTGATACTTTCTTCGGGGTTCTCTTCTGTAAAAAGAATATTTTCAGAAGTTGACTCAAAAACAAGTGTAGACGGTGCAATACCATAATCTGCACTTTTTTCCTCACAAGAACTCAGTAAACCAATTAGTAGGCTAAAAAGAAGTCCTAGAGGGATATATTGAAAGACTGATTTCATAAAAAAGTATTTAGAAGTTATTTCAAAAAGCACTTAAAGTAATTTGATAAATGAGGGCTAGTTCAGCCCTCATTATCCACTCAAACATTAGAATCCTGGCGTTGGATCAACATATTTGTTTCTTTGCGCTTCCTCTAGTGGGATTGGGAAATAATTGTGTTTGTCCTCAAATTTTTCAGCATAAGGATTTCCCGATGCGACTAGCTGTTGCTTCGTGATTCCCCAACGAGCCAAGTCATAGAAACGCTGTCCTTCACTTACAAGCTCCAACATGCGTTGCTTGCGGATTTCAGTTCTCAACTCATCGCCAGTCAAACTCACAGATGACAAATTCGCTCGATTTCTCACTTGATTTAAGAAAGTCAACGCCTGTGTATCTTGCCCCATTTCATTCAATGCTTCAGCCTGCATAAGCAATACATCAGCATAACGCATCAAGATTAAATCTACCACACTTCTGTTGGTTGAAATGGCGTTGATCGACTCAACATATTTCAGACTCATCTTAAAATCTGGATTTGGGAAGTCTACAATTGTCCCATCAAACTCTTGCCCATGCTCCAAAATTGAAGCCGCTTTACGGATATCGCCATCCTCAAAAGTGCTCGCACAATAATCTGAAATGCTTGCCATATTCCAGCCACCATTATAACCTTGAGGAGCCATAGCTACGCCCAATTGATGGTAAATGTCCAAAGCATCAATTTGCTCTTCTGTATACCCTCTTGAGAAAATAACTTCTTCATTTACCTCTGCTGTACCATCAAACATAGAACGGTAAGCAGTACCTCTAACCAATGCATGTCCTGAAATTTGCTCAAAAGCCTTATTTGCTTCACTCCAATCAGCTTGATATAAATGTGCTTTTCCTAAGAAAGCAAAGGCGGCATTTGCGGTTGCCCTGCCCCAATATTGAGAAGCCCAAGATTGGGGCAAATGCGCTGCGGCAAACGAAAAATCTTCTTCTATTTGAGTGTAAACTTCATCTTCTGTCGCTAAAGCTTGAGACAATTCTTCTGGGCTTTTAGGAACACTCACTCTCAAAATGATATCATGGAAATTTCTCTTCAAATTGAAATGATAAAATGCTCTCAAGAACTTCGCTTCTGCTATAAGTTCATTTTGCTCATTTTCAGAAAGCATATCCATAGTTGGAACATTCTCAATGATATCATTTGCCATTTTGATACCCACATACCATCGGTTCCACATGTAGGCAGGAACGCCTTCACTGGCTGTATTTGAGAAATTCACTATTCGTTGCAGATAGCCCCAATCAGTTGTTCCGCTTTCTGGATGAATGTCATCTGATCGGAAATTTTCTGGCAAATAGAAATATTCATGGTATGTCCAGCCTGTCGTTGAGATGTATGAATAAGTAGTGGCTAGGTATTGTTCTACCGCTTCATAACTTACCCAAATCTGATCGGAAGTAGGTTGATCTGGGGATTCTTCAGTCAAGTAGTCTTCACAAGATGTAAAACCAATGACCAAAAGCATCGCGCTTATTATATGGATGAATCTTTTCATAACATTAAATTTTGGATTGGATTAGAAGGATACTTGAATACCTGCTGTGAAGGTGCGGAACATAGGGTACGAACCATAGTCAACACCTTGTGTAAGTGCACTAGAAGGAATTACTTCTGGGTCATAACCAGAATATCCTGTCAGTGTGAAGACATTGTCAGCATTGATATAAGCTCTCAATTTTTGAAGCTTCAAACGTTCACACATACTTTGTGGCAAAGTGTAACCAAATTGAAGGTTTTTCAGACGGAAATATGAACCATCTTCCAAGAATCGGTCAGACATCATATAGTTTCCGTTATTATCTACAACTACATTTCGAGGAATGTCCGTATTGGTATTTTCTGGTGTCCAAGCATTCAAAAGGTCAGCACTCATATTGAAGTTTGTATTTGGCTGAGCAGTATTGAAAGCCGTTACGTTTAGAATTTCATTTCCTGTTACCCCTTGGAAGAATAAAGAAAGATCAAATTGCTTGTATGAAAGATTTAGGTTTAATCCATATTCTAAGGTTGGAAGTGGAGAACCTACAACCGTTCTATCATCAGAATCAATCTGTCCGTCACCGTTTACATCTACATAAATGACATCTCCAGGTTTTGCATTTGGCTGAATCTTATTGCCTTCGCTATCCACATAGCGGTCAATCTGTTCTTGAGATTGAAAGATTCCGTTGGTTTTCATCATATAGAACTGACTCGCTGATTCTCCAACCATCGAAATGGTTTGTGCTGCTCCTGTTCCATAGATTTCATCTCCGTACAATGCTCCATCTCTATCCCCTAAAGAAACTACTTCGTTTTTCAAGGTTGTCATATTTGCACTTAAATCATACTTCAACTCTCCAATACTTCCTCTGTAACCTAGTTCCAATTCTAGACCTCTGTTAGACATCATTCCTAAGTTGACCATTGGTGCATCTACGCCAGATGATGGTGGTGTATTCGGATCTTCCAAAAGTAATGATTCCGAGTCATTTTGATAATAGTTGATTGTACCGTAAACTCTGTCTGCAAAAAGACCAAAGTCAGCACCTATATTCAATGTTTTTGATTCTTCCCACTTCAGTTGTGAGTTTGCCATTCCTGGTGTTCCAATTCCTCCGACAGGCTTATTGCCCCATACATACCAATAACCACTCTCTACCAATGCTTGACGGTCATATGCACTCAAGGCTGTTTCTCTACCAAGAATACCATAAGATGCTCTAAGTTTTAATTCTGAGAATACATCGCTCATTCCTGTGAAAAACTCTTCGTTATGTAATTTCCAAGCAGCTGATACAGACGGGAAGTTCCCCCAGCGGTTTTCGCTGCCAAACTTTGAAGAAGCATCTCTTCTAATTGTTGCTTGTACCAAATAACGATCATCATAGCTGTAGTTTACACGACTCATCAAACCAAAACGAGTTACTCTTTGGAAACCACCAGTACCAATGAAATCACCTGACTGTGCCGCTCCTAAAGATGGATCTAAACCTCCAAAATCTGGGAACATAAATCCGCCTGTCACATTCATATCTACATTTGCATAGTCGTACTCATAACCTACAATACCTCCCATTACAGAAAGGGAATGCTTGTCAGCAAAAGTATTTGAATAGGTTAATGTGAAATCGTAATTCAAATCACTCCACTCTGCTCTGTATTCTTGTAAATATGGATTTTGGCGTTGTGTATCTGTTGCCAATTTATACTCTGGGTAATAATAACGTTGTTGATAAAATGACTTGGTATATCCTACATTACCCGATGCAATCAGATTATCTAAAATTTGATATTGAAGACCGATATTGGCGATCA of Sediminitomix flava contains these proteins:
- a CDS encoding OmpA family protein, with product MFINSVMLKKLLFLLGLCLLPLLTYSQAYEFKRLPQGVNSIFTEYAPTLSANGKTMIFQSDRDEGKWKLFETKYEDGNWTSPIPIEAANALVKDGGLIGGPSITYDGNYLYFFAAAEGGMGAGDIYYCERTESGWSEPFNVGEPVNSDSEDTFPSVSADGNQLYFVRLDTVVKENGSVCYDIMESHKQEDGSWGEPRPLPTQINMDCEKAPRIMSDGKTLIFSSKRAGGKGGYDLYISKRNSAGEWSDPQNLSFANTPRDDQFSSVSANGDLLFFIFGEPHSEEIMEEQEGLLKWNYDIYQAVIPEEHRQYKNITIQGYFRDTNGNPVIGGLKVQDAETTEFIFEQECSEDGWYSLVLTEGKNYEINATANGFSDYTFYYDLRDLKQYQEIGKDIELFATANLQLNLYDKEILEQIDANLLVRDAETMEEIATFSKLHKVENNILSLPLGKKYHFTAFKEGFDSAYFTFDLTSTVKYHDFEYDLELPPIMEEFEFNIADVESGGEVDANIVITNKETGEVIEISAEEGKDGKYKTNLRKGGKYNVEVRSPKGYSFFSTKFDTKKKNKKLDVSLHALKANTKLPLKDILFESNSAELVESSYKELKRLVKMMKDNPNIVVELAAHTDDVGKDDYNLELSQDRALSAAAYVSTFGIQGDRIVPRGYGESQPAVENDTEENRALNRRVEMKVLSIIN
- a CDS encoding outer membrane beta-barrel family protein, yielding MKQLLLAISIMVCLTSYGQNVATQKVSLTGLIKDKKTGQALSYATVSLQHKTDSTQLTGALTDENGRFSITTTTGSYLLKVEFMGFKAYENPNFELLKDSNLPTVFLEEDLHTLNEVEVTAEKTSVEYKLDKKVFNVGKDLLSKGGTANDILDNVPSVTVDAAGGISLRGNNNVQILINGKPSIITLNNGLEQIPSESIEKIEVITNPSARYEAQGTAGIINIILKKNRKSGFNGSIQLGTGIPDQHTASLNLNYKSEKFNVFSTLGYRYSNFFGGSESSQTIFQPTTLYIDQMNDQQRNDNAHNYRVGAEYFINDKNTINFSISRYQMDNDDFTTITYNYLDEAKNIERTEIREIDYFEPMDYKEANLTYTKLFSKEGQKLTVDVNYDWWYNEELEDISYKQSFPTSDNYQAFNTRNYEASDDLTIQSDLVFPISKDQRIEAGLRFQTRDITSDYYVKEELDGQFVTLGNFDNKMLYEETISAAYAQYGNKFGKLNYLFGLRMEHSSIRITDRINELNLPKDYYNFFPTVHFNYQLNEKDKLQLSYSRRISRPQFWQLNPFGGFSDVRDQFRGNPDLNPNFTDAFEFEILKTSDKFTVNPSVYFQETSDFFQFIVSPDEEGYLITTLVNLGIEQRLGLELSTTYNPFKWWRLSGDFNFYKFKQRGQLEGKRYDADNQTWTARINNRFKLPKKFTIQGSFNYQGKSVNAQYTSYANHYADLAISKDIMKDRANISFRAINMLDSRRRILSAEGEGFLYESESWWIGRRLSLNFTYKFDQLKN
- a CDS encoding dipeptidase; the encoded protein is MKKNVLSLLGLFVLGLFAQPSALACTSIMVTKGATKDGSNMITYAADSHVLFGELYFYPAMTYPEGTMLDVIDWDTGKPLGQIPQVAQTYSVVGNMNEHQLAITESTFGGRKECQGQNDGIIDYGSLIYITLQRAKTAREAITIMGELVNTYGYYSSGESFSISDKNEVWYMELIGKGEGEKGAVWVARRVPNGYVAAHANQARIGKFPQDDKENCLYSADVIEFAKNKGWYKGKDKDFDFAEVYAPVDFGGARFCDARVWSIYNRLTDGMDKFTAYAEGKLEKDEATGFTTNKLPLWVKPSKKLSVQDVMELMRDHYEGTPLDMTQDAGAGAFDLPYRWRGLTWEYEGKEYFNERAISTQQTGFSLVAQSRASLPDPIGGILWFGVDDTYSTVYTPMYCGMTEVPETFEVGNGDMLTYSETSAFWIFNTVSNFAYLRYSDMIQDIREKQKELETKFVDYTAMIDKSASEMFEESPEKARAFVTDFSVTTANKMVMDWKKFGQQLIVKYMDGNVKKQTEKGQFERSEYGQCPSPNFPGYSEQWKKQVVEDTEDRLEVKE